One Mycolicibacterium gilvum genomic window, CAGGCCGGACTCGTCGGCGACATTGACATCCAAATCCCGAAGTCCATTCACCGAATCCCGCAACCCGGCGCTGGCACTCGATACGTCCACGGTGGCGCGTCGCTGCAGGAGATTGTCGTGCCAGTCATCGCTGTCAACAAGAAGCGCAGGAGCGACATCCGCCCAGTCGAGGTCGACCTCATGCCCGAAACCAACAAGATCACAACCGGACAGCTTGCGGTCAAGCTGCTTCAACGCGAGGAAGTCACTGACAAGATCCAGCCACGCCAGGTCCGGCTCGGCATCTACGCAGGAGAGACACCGATCTCGGACCAGCCGGTACTGACCTTTGACAGTTCCTCAGCCGACCAGCGTGAGCGCTACCAGTCGGTGACGCTGTACCTCACGCAGGACGCTGATGAAGTCAACAACCGCGCCGTGGAGCTGCGGCTTGAAGACCGCATCCCCAACACGAACCAGTGGAAGACGTTCTCGAAAGCCAACTACACCATCAAGCGTTCGTTCATGACGGACTTCGACTTCTAGCGGGTGACGATGATGACCGAGCAGAAAGACTTAGCCGTGGCGGATGACGACGACTCGGACGGATTGGGTGGCGGGCCCTCGGCAGTCCCTCCGATGAAGTCAACACTCGACCAAAAGATCAACGATGTCTTCGGCGGCGCGGTCGTGCGCAAGGACCTTGTGAAGGCCGTCAAGGGCAACGCAATCGTGCCGTCATTCGTGTTGGAGTACCTGCTGGGCCAATACGCCGCTTCCGACGACGAGGCGACTATTCAGTCAGGCATCGAGAGCGTCCGCAAGATTCTCGCCGACCACTACGTCCACCGCAACCAAGCCGAACTCGTGAAGTCTCACATCCGCGAAAAAGGCCGTTACCGCGTTATCGACAAGGTCCAGGTCCAGCTCAACGAAAAGGACGATACCTACGAGGCCGAGTTTGCAAACCTGGGCATCAAGCAGGTGATTGTCGCGCCGGCGACCATCAAGGCTCACCCCAAGCTGTTGGTCGGCGGCGTCTGGTGCATCTGCGATATCGAGTACCAGCACAGTGACAACGCGCGCGTGGTTCCGTGGATCTTGGGCTCCATCAAGCCGATTCAGCTGTCCAACTTTGACTTCGACGGCTATGTCGCTTCGCGTCGCAAGTTCACGACCGACGAGTGGATCGACCTGCTGATCCAATCCATCGGCTTCAACCCTGAGATGTTCGGCCGACGAGCCAAGCTGATCCAACTCGTGAGGCTTATCCCGTTCGTTGAACGCAACTATAACCTCGTCGAGCTGGGCCCCAAGGGCACCGGCAAGTCGCACATCTTCTCGGAGTTCTCGCCACACGGCATGCTCATCTCCGGTGGTGAGATCACCGTTGCAAAGCTATTCGTGAACAACTCCAACGGGCGGCTCGGGCTGGTTGGTTACTGGGACGTGGTGGCTTTCGACGAGTTCGCGGGCAAGAAGAAGCGCACTGACAAGGCGCTCGTCGACATCATGAAGAACTATATGGCAAACAAATCGTTCTCCCGTGGTGTCGAAACACTCGGCGCCGAGGCATCAATGGTGTTCGTGGGCAACACATCCCACAACGTGCCCTACATGCTCAAACACTCGGATCTCTTCGACGAGCTCCCCGAAAGCTATCACGACTCGGCCTACCTCGACCGCCTGCACTTCTACATCCCCGGATGGGAAGTGGACACCATCCGCGGTGAGATGTTCTCCGAGGGTTACGGTTTCGTCGTCGACTACATCGCAGAAGTGCTCAAGTCTATGCGTGACTCGGACTTCTCTGACCGCTACCAACAGCACTTCACGCTCGGCTCCGACATCTCGACCCGGGATCGCGATGGCATCCACAAGACCTTCTCTGGGCTGATGAAGATCCTCCACCCCCACGGGCAAGCCACGACGGAGGAAACCGAGGAGATCCTGCGGTTCGCCATCGAGGGCCGCAAACGCGTAAAAGACCAAATCCTCCGCATCGACTCGACAATGGCCGACGTCAAATTCGGCTACCTCGACAAGACCGGCGAATGGCGTTCTGTCACCACGCTCGAAGAGGACGAGTACCCGGTCTACTACCACCAACGCCGGCGAACGGACGACCAATCCGGCGAGTCCTCGGACGGTGAGGAACCCAAGCCTGCTGCCACTCCGACTGTTGATGACCCCCCGAAGTCCAAGCCGCTGTTCGAGGGGCATCGAGAGTTTCAGGAGAACCAACGCGGCGTCTCTTACGAAAATCTGCTGCTGCCTTACCTTCGCAGCGCCACCGAACTCACCATCGTCGACCCGTACATTCGCGCGCCGCACCAGGGCCGCAACCTCGTTGATCTCCTTGCCGTGCTGGCGTCTGCGAAGGACCCCGCCGACGAGATCTCCGTGACCTTGGTGACGAAGGCGGACAAACCCGAGTACGAGCAGCAACAGTTGTTGATGCTCAAGGCTATTCAAGACGGGGCAGCCTCAGTCGGGATCAAATTCAACGTCAAATGGGACGAGTCCATTCACGACAGATCCATACGAGCAAACAACGGCTGGAAGATCCTCCTCGGTCGCGGTCTCGACATCTTCCAGAAAGGCTCAGGCAGCCAGTTCGACATCGGCTCGCGCCGCCAGGAGTTCAGGCAGGTCGTTGCGTTCGGGGTCACGTATATCCGGCAGGCCGATGGTGATTGACGTGACTGAATCCCCTGACAACCCCGAATCAGGCCCGGGCGAGCCTGCAGCCAGAGTGGAAACTCCCACCGCACATCCAGGCAGCACGGTTGCTCCTACACGTGGACTCTTCCTAGTCGGCGGCGTGATCAAACAATCGATTACGACTACCGATGCGCACGTGGTGCGTGAACATCTCAGTTCCCTTCTGCAGGTGAAGAACCTAGTTGTACTCCTGGGATCCGGGGCCTCATTCCATCTGGGCTCACCCCAGACTCGCAACCTGAGTAATCAGAAAGTCCTGGAACTAATCACCAGCGCTGGAGGTGCAGCAAGCGGTACCGACGCCGCGCTTCTAAGTGTCATCAATCCATCAGACAACGGGGACCTCGAGCAGTTGCTCAACGGGCTGCAACTCGCCACTTCACTTGCGAGACAAGCTGGTCAGGGTTCGGTAGCACTCGGCACAGGGGGCGATGCCAAGACATACCCGAACGAACAGGTCGAGAGTTTGCGCCGCAGCATCAACCGAGCCCTGGCAGACGCGTGCCGCTTGCCAGCCGAGACTGCAACATTGGAACCGCCGTTTGATTCGGATCCTCTACGCGCGCATCGAACATTTCTGTCGCGGATTGTCCGCAGCCGCCGGTCGAACCTTCCGCGCCCCCGCATCTTCACTACTAACTACGACCTCGTGATTGAGCGAGCTCTCGACGAACTTGGCTTTCCTTACATCGACGGCTTCAGCGGGACCGTGGATCGTCGCTTGAACCTCGCCTATTACGGCCTGGACTTCCACCGAGTCGAAACGACCACCCAAACGGTCGTCGCACGTGCTGAAGGAGCTCTCTACCTTCACAAAGTGCATGGCAGTCTGAACTGGCGCTCATCCGTCGAGCGGGATCCGCTCACCGGGCTGGAGTCGTTGGAAGTCCGGCAGAGCGCAGATGCCGCTGTCGGCGACGATCTCGTGCTCATCTACCCGACTGCCGCCAAGGAATCCGACTCCCTGGCCTATCCCTACTCTGATCTTCTCCGACTCCTCGGAGATGCTGTACAGCAAGAAGATACGGCGATCCTTGCCGTTGGCTATGGATTCGCTGACCCTCACATCAACCGCCTATTGCTGCGCAGTCTTGCAAGTAATCCTGCACTCAACGTCTTCGTTGCCGACCCAAAGGCGGTGCTGAGCGACGAGGATCTGGTGACAGTGACAGACAATGCGGATGCTCTTGGCGGATCGTTGGCAGAGACAGGTGTAACACCGAAATCTACGGCGATAGCTGCACTTGCGATGGGCGCCGATTCGCGCATTGCTGTTCTTACCGGCGACTTCGGCAAGTTCTCTGAGCTTGCCGAATTAATGCCGGATACAGGCACCCAGGGCAGTGTCAGCCCGCCCGCAGCGATTACGAGCTTGATCGAAGCCCTTGAGCGAGCGACGAGCCGGGTTACCCCGCCGCTTGCTGGAGACGACGGGCCATGAGGGACGCGGGTGTGATCGGCCGGGTCATCGACGTGCGAAGCACGACGATCCGCGTCGCATTGGAAGTCGGGGCAAAGGGCTTCACCAAGGTCGGTCCCGATGGACTGCAGACTGTTGGCGTTGTGAATTCCTACATCACCGTGCCGGCCGGAGCGCACCGCGTCGTCGGGATCGTCACGGCGGTGTACATCAGCGGGCAGCAGCAGCCCAAGGGGCGAGTCGAGCTGCTCAGCCAAGACGACACGGCTACATACGAGCTGGAAGCGACTGTCGTGGGCCGATTCGAAGGCGATGCCTTCAAGTCTGGGCTCACCGGTTATCCACCACTACACGCCCCTGTGCAGGCGGCGACCCCGCATGAAGTGAAGAACATATTCCATCCGGGGGGCGGACCGGCGCTGAGAATCGGAACATCGGCCGTAGCGACCGAGCAGTCAGTCTACTTAGACGCAAACTTGCTTCTCGGACATCATTGTGCCGTAGTCGGTTCCACGGGATCCGGCAAATCATGCACTGTGACCGCACTCATCGATGGACTTATCGATCACGAGATCCCAAACGGTCACGTTGTGATCTTCGACATCAACGGTGAGTATGCACAGTCGTTTCCACCATCGACCGTCCGAGGCAAGAAGACTCGCCCCTTGATCCTCGGCCCTCGGCC contains:
- the brxL gene encoding BREX system Lon protease-like protein BrxL, which translates into the protein MTEQKDLAVADDDDSDGLGGGPSAVPPMKSTLDQKINDVFGGAVVRKDLVKAVKGNAIVPSFVLEYLLGQYAASDDEATIQSGIESVRKILADHYVHRNQAELVKSHIREKGRYRVIDKVQVQLNEKDDTYEAEFANLGIKQVIVAPATIKAHPKLLVGGVWCICDIEYQHSDNARVVPWILGSIKPIQLSNFDFDGYVASRRKFTTDEWIDLLIQSIGFNPEMFGRRAKLIQLVRLIPFVERNYNLVELGPKGTGKSHIFSEFSPHGMLISGGEITVAKLFVNNSNGRLGLVGYWDVVAFDEFAGKKKRTDKALVDIMKNYMANKSFSRGVETLGAEASMVFVGNTSHNVPYMLKHSDLFDELPESYHDSAYLDRLHFYIPGWEVDTIRGEMFSEGYGFVVDYIAEVLKSMRDSDFSDRYQQHFTLGSDISTRDRDGIHKTFSGLMKILHPHGQATTEETEEILRFAIEGRKRVKDQILRIDSTMADVKFGYLDKTGEWRSVTTLEEDEYPVYYHQRRRTDDQSGESSDGEEPKPAATPTVDDPPKSKPLFEGHREFQENQRGVSYENLLLPYLRSATELTIVDPYIRAPHQGRNLVDLLAVLASAKDPADEISVTLVTKADKPEYEQQQLLMLKAIQDGAASVGIKFNVKWDESIHDRSIRANNGWKILLGRGLDIFQKGSGSQFDIGSRRQEFRQVVAFGVTYIRQADGD
- a CDS encoding ATP-binding protein, whose product is MIGRVIDVRSTTIRVALEVGAKGFTKVGPDGLQTVGVVNSYITVPAGAHRVVGIVTAVYISGQQQPKGRVELLSQDDTATYELEATVVGRFEGDAFKSGLTGYPPLHAPVQAATPHEVKNIFHPGGGPALRIGTSAVATEQSVYLDANLLLGHHCAVVGSTGSGKSCTVTALIDGLIDHEIPNGHVVIFDINGEYAQSFPPSTVRGKKTRPLILGPRPGASSGLFLPHWFMNNEEHLTLFKASEGVQAPILQRAVADARVSGASTNKEMLRLQNVVSSASIIEGMSSNSSKGCDIVFAQLAGLQTMVNDQVGKTSACAAQWAQIKVMLDWGIAKANVQDAVWTPLTPPQRDILAPMLVAIRKEVTAAFGVLGMGSAQTAPDFDAPVYYSLQELCDVFLPNRIQLEQAADNKIAGYVAT
- a CDS encoding SIR2 family protein, with protein sequence MIKQSITTTDAHVVREHLSSLLQVKNLVVLLGSGASFHLGSPQTRNLSNQKVLELITSAGGAASGTDAALLSVINPSDNGDLEQLLNGLQLATSLARQAGQGSVALGTGGDAKTYPNEQVESLRRSINRALADACRLPAETATLEPPFDSDPLRAHRTFLSRIVRSRRSNLPRPRIFTTNYDLVIERALDELGFPYIDGFSGTVDRRLNLAYYGLDFHRVETTTQTVVARAEGALYLHKVHGSLNWRSSVERDPLTGLESLEVRQSADAAVGDDLVLIYPTAAKESDSLAYPYSDLLRLLGDAVQQEDTAILAVGYGFADPHINRLLLRSLASNPALNVFVADPKAVLSDEDLVTVTDNADALGGSLAETGVTPKSTAIAALAMGADSRIAVLTGDFGKFSELAELMPDTGTQGSVSPPAAITSLIEALERATSRVTPPLAGDDGP